From a single Aureibacillus halotolerans genomic region:
- the fumC gene encoding class II fumarate hydratase, with product MAERIERDTIGEIAVPADKFWGAQTQRSLQNFKIGEEKMPELLIKAFAILKKAAAQANADLGLLETEKAEAIKEVADDIIAGKLNDHFPLVVWQTGSGTQSNMNVNEVIAFRGNQLLEGKSELRLHPNDDVNKSQSSNDTFPTAMHIAAVLAVTNDLIPAIGAFRDTLRKKEAEFADVVKIGRTHLQDATPLTLGQEISGWRSMLDRNIDIIEESKQHLFELAIGGTAVGTGINTHPDFGANVSAIIASETNQPFKASDNFFHALTSHQPFVYAHGALKALAADAHKIAHDVRMLSSGPRSGIGELIIPANEPGSSIMPGKVNPTQSEALTMVSLQVIGNDAAVGMAASQGHFELNVYKPLIIFNFLQSCRLLGDALTSFNDNCAVGIEPNYETIEKLVSDSLMLVTALNPHIGYEKAASIAKAAHQNNTTLKEEAIKSGHLTAEQFDTYVKPEEMVAPNVKSPKK from the coding sequence ATGGCAGAACGTATTGAACGAGACACAATCGGAGAAATTGCCGTACCAGCCGATAAATTTTGGGGTGCGCAAACGCAACGAAGCCTGCAAAATTTTAAAATTGGTGAGGAAAAGATGCCCGAGCTTTTGATAAAAGCCTTTGCAATTTTAAAAAAAGCGGCGGCACAAGCCAACGCTGATTTAGGATTATTGGAAACGGAAAAAGCGGAAGCCATTAAAGAAGTGGCGGATGACATTATTGCTGGGAAGTTGAATGACCATTTTCCGCTAGTCGTTTGGCAGACCGGTAGTGGCACACAAAGCAACATGAATGTAAATGAAGTGATTGCTTTTCGTGGGAATCAGCTTCTTGAAGGAAAAAGTGAATTGCGATTGCATCCAAACGACGATGTGAACAAGTCGCAAAGCTCAAATGATACCTTTCCAACGGCAATGCATATCGCCGCAGTATTGGCGGTGACGAACGACTTAATTCCAGCAATTGGGGCATTCCGAGATACGTTAAGAAAGAAGGAAGCGGAATTTGCTGATGTCGTTAAAATTGGTCGTACGCATTTGCAGGATGCAACGCCGTTAACATTAGGTCAGGAAATCAGTGGTTGGCGCAGCATGCTCGACCGCAATATCGACATCATCGAAGAGAGCAAGCAGCATCTGTTCGAGCTTGCCATAGGTGGGACAGCAGTAGGAACAGGCATAAACACTCACCCGGATTTCGGCGCAAATGTATCTGCAATTATTGCCAGTGAAACAAATCAGCCATTTAAAGCGTCAGACAACTTTTTTCATGCATTAACAAGTCATCAACCTTTCGTCTATGCGCATGGAGCACTGAAAGCATTGGCAGCTGATGCACATAAAATTGCTCATGATGTACGCATGCTGTCGAGTGGCCCACGGAGCGGCATCGGCGAATTAATTATTCCGGCCAATGAACCGGGGAGCTCCATCATGCCAGGCAAAGTAAACCCTACACAAAGTGAAGCGCTCACGATGGTTTCTCTGCAAGTCATAGGGAATGATGCTGCGGTCGGTATGGCAGCAAGCCAAGGGCATTTCGAATTAAACGTGTACAAGCCACTTATTATTTTTAACTTCCTGCAATCCTGTCGTTTGTTAGGAGATGCGTTAACGTCGTTTAACGACAATTGCGCGGTTGGAATTGAACCAAACTATGAGACAATCGAGAAATTGGTTAGTGATTCATTAATGCTCGTCACGGCCTTAAATCCACATATCGGGTATGAAAAAGCAGCGAGTATCGCCAAAGCGGCTCATCAGAACAACACGACGTTAAAAGAAGAAGCGATCAAAAGTGGTCACTTAACGGCTGAACAATTTGATACCTATGTGAAGCCTGAGGAAATGGTTGCACCGAACGTGAAATCGCCAAAAAAATAA
- a CDS encoding YhdB family protein, whose product MSTLDYDKALYYMNRLQLDDLLVLMIRTNDDFLSKKIERYLHALYYETDYQLVERQQDSLYHYLDNAYLSFGFKEIPVYS is encoded by the coding sequence ATGAGTACACTTGATTACGACAAAGCGTTGTATTACATGAATCGCCTGCAATTGGATGATTTGCTTGTGTTAATGATCCGCACAAATGATGATTTTTTATCCAAAAAAATTGAACGTTATTTACACGCGTTGTATTATGAAACGGATTACCAGTTGGTGGAAAGACAACAAGATTCACTTTACCATTATCTTGACAATGCGTATCTTTCCTTCGGGTTTAAGGAAATCCCCGTTTATTCATAA
- the msrA gene encoding peptide-methionine (S)-S-oxide reductase MsrA, with the protein MERATFGAGCFWGVELAFSNIQGVQSTRVGYLGGALENPSYEDVCTDKTGHAEVVDMEYDPAVVTFETLLAHFWELHDPTTLNRQGEDEGTQYRSAIFYHTSQQRLKAEESKQKQDETGGYASPIVTEITEASTFYPAEEYHQNYLKKRGLNACSVEQ; encoded by the coding sequence TTGGAAAGAGCGACATTTGGTGCAGGCTGCTTTTGGGGTGTAGAGCTTGCTTTTTCAAACATTCAAGGCGTACAAAGCACACGTGTTGGGTATTTAGGAGGGGCGCTTGAGAATCCTTCCTATGAAGATGTATGCACAGACAAAACGGGGCATGCTGAAGTGGTAGACATGGAGTACGATCCAGCAGTTGTCACCTTCGAAACCTTGCTTGCTCATTTTTGGGAACTTCATGACCCTACAACGCTAAACCGTCAAGGGGAAGATGAAGGCACACAATATCGATCTGCGATTTTTTATCATACATCTCAGCAAAGATTGAAGGCAGAGGAAAGCAAACAAAAGCAAGATGAGACAGGTGGATATGCTTCACCGATTGTTACTGAAATCACTGAGGCGTCAACGTTTTATCCAGCTGAAGAGTACCACCAAAACTATTTGAAAAAGCGCGGGTTGAATGCCTGTAGCGTTGAACAATAA
- a CDS encoding ectoine synthase, protein MIVRHLNDIIGTENETKADTWASRRMLLKKDKMGFSFHDTVIYAGTETHIWYQNHLEAVYCVAGEGEIETVSDGKVYPITDGTMYALNENDEHYLRATKDMRMVCVFNPPLTGKETHDENGVYPLIEDE, encoded by the coding sequence ATGATTGTTCGTCATCTAAACGATATTATTGGTACTGAAAATGAAACAAAAGCAGATACGTGGGCGAGTCGTCGTATGCTCTTGAAAAAAGACAAGATGGGTTTTTCTTTCCACGATACCGTGATTTACGCTGGCACAGAAACACATATTTGGTATCAGAATCATCTTGAAGCCGTTTATTGTGTGGCAGGAGAAGGCGAAATTGAAACTGTATCAGACGGCAAGGTGTACCCGATTACAGATGGAACGATGTACGCGTTGAATGAGAACGATGAGCATTATTTGCGCGCAACGAAAGACATGCGCATGGTATGTGTATTTAATCCACCACTCACCGGGAAAGAAACGCATGATGAAAATGGCGTGTATCCATTAATTGAGGATGAATAA
- a CDS encoding alpha/beta-type small acid-soluble spore protein: MAQNQSRSNSSNQLVAPGAQAAIDQMKYEIAQEFGVQLGPDATSRSNGSVGGEITKRLVQMAEQQLGGRQA; encoded by the coding sequence ATGGCACAAAATCAATCTCGTAGCAACAGCAGCAACCAACTAGTTGCTCCTGGAGCACAAGCAGCTATCGACCAAATGAAATACGAAATCGCTCAAGAGTTCGGCGTTCAGCTTGGACCTGATGCGACTTCACGTTCAAATGGTTCTGTTGGTGGAGAAATCACAAAACGTTTAGTCCAAATGGCTGAACAACAACTTGGCGGACGTCAAGCGTAA
- a CDS encoding ABC transporter ATP-binding protein — MYGMKANSLSVGYQEQLILKDLNVTLPKGKITVFLGSNGCGKSTLLRTLARLLKPQGGNVVLDGQDISKQKTKDIAKQLAILPQGPVTPEGLTVLQLVKQGRYPYQNWFKQWSEEDEKAVQKALESTRMTELQDRAVDSLSGGQRQRAWIAMTLAQDTDIILLDEPTTYLDMTHQIEILDLLFELNETEGRTIIMVLHDLNLACRYAHHIVAIRDGCVYAEGEPEEVISPAMVHEVFNMTCQVACDPLFGTPMCIPHGKGRCLQRIQQQEGAQNEREMSYSS; from the coding sequence ATGTACGGAATGAAGGCAAACTCGCTGTCCGTTGGTTATCAGGAACAACTGATTTTAAAGGATCTTAATGTAACGCTTCCTAAAGGAAAGATCACGGTTTTTCTTGGCAGCAATGGGTGCGGTAAATCGACTCTCCTTCGCACGCTAGCTCGTCTGCTTAAGCCTCAAGGTGGTAATGTTGTTTTAGATGGACAGGACATTTCGAAACAAAAAACAAAGGATATTGCCAAACAACTTGCTATTCTCCCTCAGGGTCCCGTCACTCCTGAAGGATTAACCGTTTTACAGCTAGTAAAGCAAGGTCGTTATCCTTATCAAAACTGGTTTAAGCAATGGTCTGAGGAAGATGAAAAGGCAGTGCAAAAAGCACTGGAATCTACACGAATGACTGAGCTTCAGGATCGTGCCGTCGATTCTCTCTCCGGTGGGCAGCGTCAGCGTGCTTGGATTGCAATGACTCTTGCTCAGGATACGGATATTATTTTACTTGATGAGCCAACAACCTATTTAGATATGACGCATCAAATTGAAATTCTTGATCTCCTGTTTGAGCTTAATGAAACAGAAGGCCGAACGATTATTATGGTGCTTCATGACCTAAACCTTGCTTGTCGATACGCACATCACATCGTCGCTATCCGTGATGGATGTGTATACGCTGAAGGTGAGCCTGAAGAAGTCATTTCTCCAGCAATGGTTCACGAAGTTTTTAATATGACTTGTCAGGTTGCCTGTGATCCCCTTTTTGGAACGCCAATGTGTATTCCTCACGGCAAAGGGCGATGTTTGCAACGTATACAGCAACAGGAAGGTGCTCAAAATGAACGCGAAATGTCTTACTCAAGCTGA
- the ectB gene encoding diaminobutyrate--2-oxoglutarate transaminase — MKTESTNPMGILEENESQVRSYSRSFPTIFKKAKGHTIWDADGNAYIDFFAGAGALNYGHNHDEMKKVLIDYLQNDYISHSLDMGTEARVDFLQTFKKVVLEPRNLDYKVMFPGPTGANTVESALKIARKVTGRELVISFTNAFHGMTIGALSVTANSFKRHGAGMPLSNTVSMPFDDYIEDSCSLAYLEKYLEDKGSGVALPAAIILETVQGEGGINAASKEWLQGVEKLCRQYDILLIVDDVQAGCGRTGTFFSFEPSGIKPDVVCLSKSIGGYGLPLALTLIKPEYDQWGPGEHNGTFRGNNLAIVAASKALKTFWSNDTFQKNVQGKSVVISETLQSFAENYPELKAEARGRGFMQGIACGVEGIAEKICEEAFSRGVIMETSGPQSEVAKLLPPLTITEEALVQGLNIMEESIKAAIEKHVAS; from the coding sequence ATGAAAACTGAATCAACAAATCCAATGGGTATTCTTGAAGAAAATGAATCACAAGTAAGAAGCTACTCAAGAAGTTTTCCGACCATCTTCAAAAAAGCCAAAGGTCATACCATTTGGGATGCCGATGGCAATGCGTATATTGACTTTTTTGCAGGGGCCGGGGCACTGAACTATGGGCATAACCATGATGAAATGAAAAAGGTCCTCATCGACTATCTTCAAAATGATTATATTAGCCATAGTCTTGATATGGGAACTGAAGCAAGAGTTGACTTCTTACAGACTTTTAAGAAAGTCGTTCTTGAGCCACGCAACTTGGACTATAAGGTAATGTTTCCTGGGCCAACTGGTGCAAACACAGTTGAATCTGCTCTGAAAATTGCCCGTAAAGTGACAGGGCGAGAACTGGTCATCAGCTTTACAAATGCGTTCCACGGCATGACGATTGGGGCTTTATCTGTGACTGCGAACTCCTTTAAGCGTCATGGTGCTGGAATGCCGCTATCAAATACTGTCTCAATGCCATTTGACGATTATATTGAAGATAGCTGCAGTCTGGCGTATTTGGAAAAGTATCTTGAAGACAAAGGCAGTGGCGTAGCGTTACCGGCAGCCATTATTCTAGAAACTGTTCAAGGCGAAGGTGGCATTAATGCTGCCAGCAAGGAATGGCTTCAAGGCGTAGAAAAACTATGCCGTCAATATGACATTCTTCTCATCGTAGACGATGTACAGGCCGGCTGTGGACGTACAGGAACGTTCTTTAGCTTTGAGCCATCAGGCATCAAACCTGATGTAGTTTGTCTTTCAAAATCCATCGGCGGTTATGGTCTCCCTCTCGCCCTTACGTTGATTAAACCTGAGTACGATCAATGGGGACCTGGCGAGCATAATGGAACGTTCCGCGGGAACAATTTGGCCATCGTTGCGGCTTCAAAAGCGCTTAAAACGTTTTGGTCAAATGATACATTCCAAAAAAATGTGCAAGGCAAATCAGTCGTAATTTCAGAAACGCTACAAAGCTTCGCAGAAAATTATCCAGAATTAAAAGCGGAAGCTAGAGGCCGTGGCTTTATGCAAGGGATTGCTTGTGGTGTCGAAGGCATTGCTGAAAAAATTTGTGAGGAAGCCTTTTCTCGCGGGGTCATCATGGAAACCTCTGGACCACAAAGCGAAGTTGCCAAGCTTCTTCCTCCATTGACAATTACAGAAGAAGCACTTGTTCAAGGCCTCAATATTATGGAAGAAAGTATTAAGGCTGCTATTGAAAAGCATGTAGCCTCCTAA
- a CDS encoding SpoVR family protein → MAEQSKALERAIAEITEIAEGFGLDFYPMRYEICPADIIYTFGAYGMPTRFSHWSFGKQFHKMKLQYDLGLSKIYELVINSNPCYAFLLNTNTLIQNKLIVAHVLAHCDFFKNNSRFSATKRDMVESMAATADRVKSYELKYGRNEVELFLDAVIAIQEHIDPSIIRQKLSWVDEDENDHKPERKRGPYDDLWHLDRKQEQETEKKNKKFPPEPEKDLLSFIEEFSKELEEWQRDILTMMREEMLYFWPQLETKIMNEGWASYWHARILREMDLTTDEVIEFAKLNAGVVQPSRTQINPYYLGLKMFEDIEERYDKPTEEMIRHGVKPGSGREKMFEVREIESDTSFIRNYLTKELAFREDLYLFQKKGKDYKIVEKDWKQVRDQLISMRVNGGFPYLTVTDGDYEKNGELFLVHHFEDIELDLKYLEKVLPYIYQLWGRKVHLQTIIEGKACIFTSDGSQVHRKHI, encoded by the coding sequence TTGGCTGAACAAAGCAAAGCACTTGAACGCGCCATTGCCGAGATCACGGAAATTGCTGAAGGGTTTGGTTTGGATTTTTACCCAATGCGTTATGAAATTTGCCCTGCTGATATTATCTATACCTTTGGTGCTTATGGAATGCCGACACGATTTTCGCATTGGAGCTTTGGCAAGCAATTTCATAAAATGAAGCTACAATACGACCTTGGGCTAAGCAAAATATACGAGCTTGTTATAAATTCCAATCCATGCTATGCCTTCCTACTCAATACTAATACACTCATTCAGAATAAGTTGATTGTCGCTCACGTATTAGCGCATTGTGACTTTTTTAAAAACAATTCACGTTTTAGTGCCACAAAGCGCGATATGGTGGAAAGCATGGCAGCTACGGCCGATCGAGTAAAATCGTATGAGTTGAAATATGGACGAAATGAAGTAGAGCTATTTTTAGATGCAGTCATTGCTATTCAGGAGCATATTGACCCGTCCATTATTCGTCAAAAGCTATCGTGGGTAGACGAAGATGAAAATGATCATAAACCTGAACGTAAGCGCGGTCCTTATGATGATTTATGGCATCTTGACCGTAAACAAGAGCAAGAAACAGAGAAGAAAAACAAGAAATTTCCTCCAGAACCCGAAAAAGACTTACTATCGTTCATTGAAGAGTTTAGCAAAGAATTAGAAGAATGGCAGCGCGATATTTTAACGATGATGCGTGAAGAAATGCTGTATTTTTGGCCACAGCTCGAAACTAAAATTATGAATGAAGGCTGGGCCTCCTATTGGCATGCGCGCATTCTTCGTGAAATGGACCTGACGACAGATGAAGTGATCGAGTTTGCCAAACTTAATGCCGGAGTCGTTCAGCCTTCACGAACGCAAATCAATCCGTATTATCTTGGTTTGAAAATGTTTGAGGACATTGAGGAGCGATACGATAAGCCGACGGAAGAAATGATTCGTCATGGCGTTAAGCCTGGAAGTGGAAGAGAAAAGATGTTTGAGGTTCGTGAAATCGAATCCGATACATCGTTTATTCGCAATTATTTAACGAAAGAACTGGCTTTTCGAGAGGACTTATACTTGTTTCAAAAGAAAGGAAAGGATTACAAAATCGTTGAAAAGGATTGGAAGCAAGTCCGAGATCAACTGATTAGCATGCGTGTCAACGGGGGATTCCCTTACCTTACTGTCACAGATGGCGATTACGAAAAAAATGGCGAGCTTTTCCTCGTGCATCATTTTGAGGACATCGAACTCGACCTCAAATACCTAGAAAAGGTTTTGCCTTATATTTATCAGCTTTGGGGGCGAAAAGTCCATTTGCAGACGATTATTGAGGGGAAGGCCTGTATTTTTACTTCTGATGGTAGTCAAGTGCATCGCAAGCACATCTAA
- a CDS encoding IucA/IucC family C-terminal-domain containing protein: MNAKCLTQAELEFLETNFSYLPTIDEHNYTIKALSNDSIQQGLPALQAAYGASHPYVTASLLSRSLSYMLVLPSFAMYIWYGKQWLPNLKDITLAYEPASFAMKWSAPVSTLSAAVPSSTALFMDDAIAHIDLLWDIFKTTCKMPDRLLWENAAAYLSWYLNTAIPQSEGASEDVRQRANAVKDWLLTNPSSPYAQMENRITDGYRKSCCLYTKVDLDKRSCGNCPILAS; the protein is encoded by the coding sequence ATGAACGCGAAATGTCTTACTCAAGCTGAGCTAGAATTTCTTGAAACAAATTTTAGCTACTTGCCTACTATAGACGAGCATAATTACACTATTAAGGCCCTGTCGAATGATTCCATTCAACAGGGCTTACCTGCATTACAAGCTGCTTATGGCGCTTCTCATCCATATGTAACGGCGTCACTTTTATCTAGGAGCTTATCTTACATGCTTGTGCTTCCCAGCTTTGCGATGTACATTTGGTATGGAAAACAATGGCTTCCTAACCTGAAAGACATTACCTTAGCCTATGAACCGGCATCTTTTGCAATGAAATGGTCCGCTCCGGTATCGACACTTTCGGCAGCTGTCCCTTCTTCAACAGCTCTTTTTATGGACGATGCGATTGCACATATTGACCTGCTATGGGACATTTTTAAAACGACCTGTAAAATGCCAGATCGCCTACTTTGGGAAAATGCCGCAGCGTATTTGTCCTGGTATCTCAACACTGCCATCCCTCAGTCGGAGGGCGCATCAGAAGATGTACGGCAACGGGCAAACGCTGTGAAAGATTGGTTGCTCACTAATCCATCAAGCCCTTATGCGCAAATGGAGAATCGGATCACTGATGGGTATCGAAAATCATGCTGTCTCTACACAAAAGTAGATCTAGATAAACGTTCCTGTGGGAATTGTCCTATCCTTGCCTCTTGA
- a CDS encoding ABC transporter ATP-binding protein — MATLSLKNIYKVYDKNVTAVQDFNLEIDDKEFIVMVGPSGCGKSTTLRMIAGLEEISQGDFYIDERRVNDVAPKDRDIAMVFQNYALYPHMNVYNNMAFGLKLRKFKKDEIDRRVKDAARILGLEEYLDRKPKALSGGQRQRVALGRAIVRDAKVFLMDEPLSNLDAKLRVQMRAEITKLHHRLQTTTVYVTHDQTEAMTMASRIVVMKDGLVQQVGSPKEVYENPENVFVGGFIGSPAMNFFHGKLDDTHFHIDNVKVLVPEGKMKLLREQGYANKEIILGIRPEDVHDEPVFVESSKDTNVEALVDVAELMGAETYLYSKIGENNFIARIDSRTDIQNGQKINLAFDMNKVHFFDIESELRIR, encoded by the coding sequence ATGGCAACGCTAAGCTTAAAAAACATTTATAAGGTATATGACAAAAATGTAACTGCAGTCCAAGACTTTAATCTAGAGATTGATGATAAGGAATTTATCGTAATGGTAGGTCCTTCAGGTTGTGGGAAATCAACAACTCTTCGTATGATCGCTGGTCTTGAAGAAATTTCTCAAGGTGATTTTTACATTGATGAGCGTCGTGTAAACGATGTAGCGCCTAAAGATCGCGATATCGCGATGGTGTTCCAGAACTACGCCCTTTATCCACATATGAACGTTTATAACAATATGGCTTTCGGTTTGAAACTGAGAAAGTTCAAAAAGGATGAAATCGATCGTCGCGTTAAAGATGCTGCACGTATTCTCGGTCTTGAAGAGTACCTTGATCGTAAACCAAAAGCCCTTTCTGGTGGTCAGCGTCAGCGTGTTGCACTTGGTCGTGCGATCGTTCGTGACGCAAAAGTCTTCCTAATGGATGAGCCTTTGTCCAACCTAGATGCAAAGCTACGTGTACAAATGCGTGCGGAAATCACAAAACTTCACCATCGCCTCCAAACGACAACTGTTTATGTAACACATGACCAAACAGAAGCGATGACAATGGCTTCTCGTATCGTTGTTATGAAGGATGGTCTTGTCCAACAAGTTGGTTCTCCAAAAGAAGTATATGAAAACCCTGAGAACGTTTTCGTAGGTGGCTTTATTGGTTCACCTGCCATGAACTTCTTCCACGGTAAATTGGATGACACTCATTTCCATATCGATAACGTAAAGGTGCTTGTTCCTGAAGGTAAAATGAAGCTTCTTCGCGAACAAGGATATGCAAACAAAGAAATCATTCTTGGTATTCGTCCAGAGGATGTTCATGATGAGCCTGTGTTCGTTGAATCCTCTAAAGACACAAACGTTGAAGCCTTGGTAGATGTTGCCGAGCTTATGGGTGCTGAGACATATCTTTACTCTAAAATTGGCGAAAACAACTTCATCGCTCGGATCGACTCTCGTACAGATATTCAAAACGGGCAGAAGATTAACCTTGCCTTTGACATGAACAAAGTTCATTTCTTTGATATCGAGTCAGAGCTTCGCATTCGCTAA
- a CDS encoding thioredoxin family protein — protein MKDIKTTEEFQTIIDQDSLSIVKFYAGWCPDCVRMDMFIPEIIEQHSEYQWYQLNRDDFMELAQSYEVMGIPSLLVFKNGEKLAHLHSANAKTPESVEAFLQENQA, from the coding sequence ATGAAAGATATCAAAACAACAGAAGAATTCCAAACTATTATTGATCAAGATAGCCTCTCCATAGTGAAATTTTACGCTGGCTGGTGCCCGGATTGTGTACGAATGGACATGTTCATTCCTGAGATCATTGAACAACATTCGGAGTATCAATGGTATCAATTGAACCGCGATGATTTTATGGAGCTTGCCCAGTCATACGAAGTGATGGGCATCCCAAGCCTGCTTGTGTTTAAAAATGGCGAAAAGCTCGCTCACTTGCACAGCGCAAATGCAAAGACACCAGAAAGTGTTGAAGCATTTTTGCAAGAAAACCAAGCGTAA
- a CDS encoding small, acid-soluble spore protein, alpha/beta type, which produces MTMSNSSNQLVVPGVQQAIDQMKYEISQEFGVQLGPDSTARANGSVGGEITKRLVQLAEQQIGGYQK; this is translated from the coding sequence ATAACAATGTCAAACTCATCTAACCAATTGGTTGTACCAGGTGTACAACAAGCAATTGACCAAATGAAATATGAGATCTCTCAAGAATTTGGTGTTCAACTTGGACCAGATTCAACTGCACGTGCTAACGGTTCTGTAGGTGGAGAAATCACTAAACGTCTTGTTCAGTTGGCTGAACAACAAATCGGCGGTTACCAAAAATAA
- the ectA gene encoding diaminobutyrate acetyltransferase, whose translation MTTSTDATLLFRAPTKEDGKHVWNLIKNTGVLDVNSSYSYLLWCHHYQDTSAVAYEGDQLVGFVSAFLLPKKPETLFVWQIATHPSQQGKGIATSLIQHLLTRPFCQPIVHVEATISPDNKASFRLFEKLAETLHTSIHHEPLFGKELFPDSHEDEDLYRVGPISQKELKNQEETR comes from the coding sequence ATCACAACATCTACAGATGCAACGTTACTTTTTCGAGCACCTACAAAAGAAGATGGTAAACATGTATGGAATCTCATCAAAAACACCGGTGTTCTTGATGTGAATTCTTCTTATAGCTATCTGCTTTGGTGTCATCACTACCAGGATACTTCTGCTGTTGCTTACGAGGGAGATCAATTGGTTGGATTTGTATCAGCATTCCTATTGCCTAAAAAGCCTGAAACTCTTTTTGTATGGCAAATTGCTACCCATCCTTCTCAGCAAGGGAAAGGCATAGCGACGTCATTGATCCAGCATCTGCTTACCAGGCCCTTTTGTCAGCCTATTGTCCACGTTGAAGCGACGATATCCCCTGACAATAAAGCATCTTTCCGCTTGTTCGAGAAGCTAGCGGAGACATTGCACACCTCCATTCACCATGAGCCTTTGTTTGGAAAAGAGCTGTTTCCAGATAGCCACGAGGATGAAGACCTATACAGAGTTGGACCTATTTCACAAAAAGAATTGAAGAATCAGGAGGAAACACGATAA